GGTGGAGGCCAGAACCAGCGCCAGCGTCTCGGTGGTTTCCTTGAAATAGCCCTGGTTGATGATCAGCGCCAGGCCGAGAAAGGTGAAGATCGCCACCAGAAGGGAGCGGCGCAACAGCCAGGCGATAATGCTGATGGCCAGTGCTGTCACCAGCGGGTGGGGATATTGCAGCACGAACAGCACGCCATCGATACTGCTTGAAATGAGGTGGGAGAGCCAGTCGAAAAACCAGGCTCCGTTGGCCGTCAGCCAGTCAACAACGACTTTGGCGGTGGGGCCGATGGGAATTTTGAAATCAGTCAGCCAATCCACTGAAACGCATCCTTTCGAGCATTTGCAGGAAATGCGTAAAAAAGAGAATAAGGAATAGCGGTGCCAGGGCGCAATGTTTCGCCCCGGCGCTATCGTTCACAGTCTGTTCAAGAATTGCTGCTGGCCTGGCGAAAATGGTGATTTCGAGAACCGGAACGGAGCGTACTTAACGTACGTGAGTACAAGCATTCCAGGAAAAGTGCGAAGCGGTTTTCCGTTTGGAAATGCGATTGCATCATTCAAGCGCAGAAATTGCCATTTGCAGACGGCCAGCGGCGATTATTGGATAGACTGCCAGTGGTGCTTACAAGCCAAGCTTGGCCTTAACAGCCGCCAGTCCGTCCTTGCCATCCTTGGTGGTGACGCCAGCCAGCCAGGGCTCGATCACAGCCGGGTTGGCCTTCAGCCAGGTCTTGGCAGCCTTGTCGGCATCCTCGCCGTCATCAAGGATCTTGCCCATGATGGCATTTTCCATGTCGAGCGAGAACTTCATATTGGTCAGCAGCTTGCCGACATTTGGACATTCCTTGGCATAGCCACCGCGCGCCACCGTATAGACCGTCGCGCCACCGTAATTGGGGCCGAACACCGTGTCGTCGCCATCGGCGAGATAGGTGATCTGGTGGGCGGTGTTCATCGGATGCGGCGCCCAGGCCAGGAAGATCACCGGCTTGTTTTCCTTGTCGGCACGGGTCACCTGGCTCAACATGCCCTGTTCCGAGCTTTCAACGACATTGAAGCCCTTGAGGCCGAATTTGTCGCCGTCGATCAGCGACACAATCATGCCATTGCCTTCATTGCCCGGCTCGATCCCGTAGATCTTACCGTCCAGATCGGCCTTGTGGGCGGCAATGTCCTTGAAGCTCTTGATGCCGAGCTTGGCGCCGGCGGCATTGGTGGCCAGCGTGTATTTGGCGCCTTCAAGGTTGACGGCGACGCTGTCGATCGACTTGTCATCGAGATATTGCTGGATGGCTTCCTTCTGGGCTGGCATCCAGTTGCCGAGGAAAACATCGATATCCTTGTTCTTCATCGAGGAATAGGTCACGGGCACGCCGAGCGTCTTGACGTCGGCCTTGTAACCCAGGGCCTCCAGAACGGTGACGAAGGAGGCATTGGTGGATGCCAAATCCGTCCAGCCGACATCCGAGATGCGAACGGTGCCGCAACTGGCGGCTTCCGCCGCAAAGGCAGCCGGGCTGAATGCTGCGACGCATCCGGCCAAGGCCAGAGCGTATTTCGGCAGTGCAAATTTCAGTGTCTTGGCAATCGGCATATTCTGCTCCTTTTTTAGTTCCCGGCATTATGAATACATAAACAGCTGAGGCAAGCCTGCGTGTTCGCGCCGGTCCATAGGGGTTATTTGCGACATTTTGTCATCCCGACCTGAAAATGTGCTCTATCGCCGCAAATCCGGGCTGCTCGGGTGCAGAGGGGGAAGGCATCCGTGTGGTTGATTTTTTTTATGACGATGCCTTCCGGGGTAGGATTTTGTGGCACGGTCCTGTCTAAACTCTTGTCGAAAAACTGGCAGAAATCGTGGGATTTTCGATTTTGCGGGTTAAAAGCGCCTCGTTTTTGTGCTGCATGGCGGCGCAAAGAGACCAAACGCAGGAAATCGTGCCAATGGCCAAGCTGTATTTCAATTATGCCGCCATGAATGCCGGTAAATCCACCATGCTGTTGCAGGCCTCCTACAATTATCAGGAGCGCGGCATGCGCACGGTGATTTTTGTCGCCGCACTGGATGATAGGGCCGGGCGTGGCCGGGTCGCCTCGCGCATCGGGCTATCCAGCCCGGCCGAAACCTTCGAGCCGGGCACCGATCTGTTTGCCGTGGTCGAGGCCATGCATGCAAGCGAGCCGATTGCCTGCGTTTTTGTCGACGAGGCCAATTTTTTGAGCGAGCACCACGTCTGGCAATTGGCGCGGATTGCCGACCGCCTGCATATTCCGGTCATGGCCTATGGCCTGCGCACGGATTTCCAGGGCCAGCTGTTTCCCGCCTCCCGGCTGCTGCTGGGGATTGCCGATGAATTGCGCGAAATCCGCACGATCTGTCATTGCGGCCGTAAGGCGACGATGAATGCGCGCTTCGATGCGAGCGGCCAGGTGATGCGCGAAGGTGCGCAGATTGAGGTTGGCGGCAACGAGAAATATGTGTCCTTCTGCCGCCTGCATTGGGATGAACTGTTCAATGGTGAAGCGTGCGCTGATATTTGACAGTCGACAAGTCCAACCGGTTGTTTTTCAAAAATATCGCCACCTGAAAACCTTGTGTCGTTAAAAACGCGGTTTGTCGTTGTTATTGTTGATGGGCAGACATATCTGTTGAGCAGTGACCGGACGCCGGGCGTCCGCCGTTGCCATGACCACAGGACGGGAGACAGGGCAGATGCTGAATGCGCTAACGGGGTTTTTCCGAGGGCTCTGGGGAGCGCTTCGGCGCAGCGGTAATCTTCTCTATACGGCGGTGGCCTGGCCCTTCCGCGCCCGCCATAGCGAAGCGGGACGCAGGGCCTATATTTTCCGTGGCTCCGTCGCGCTGATCGTCTTGGTGCTGATTGCGGCTTACGGTCAGTTTTTGTGGCGCACCCAGGTCTGGTATGGCTTTGATCCGGCCTTCGCCAAGGCCTATGGCTTTGCTGACCGCAAGGTCGCCGCCGGACAGCAGATCGCCGACAAGCCCGGCACCTGCCAGAATTCCGCTATCGTCACCACGGTTGCCGACCTGACGGACTACAATGTTAACCAGAATGTCTGGGTATCCTCGACGCTGCTCTACAAGCTTGGCCTGTTCGGGATGAGCTGGGATGACACGCCGTTCTTTGACAACAAGGCCTCGTTCCAGCGCGGTATCAATCAGGTGGCGCGCCGGGTTGGCATCGTATTGGCTGACGATCTTGGCCGGGTGAGGGGTACTTCCGGTATCAACACCGATCTGCAGGATGCGCGTGGCAATATCCAGTTCAACGAAGGCACCTGGTATTTCGGCTCCAATCCTTTCGGGTTCAAGACGCCGACGCCCAGCTATTATCGTGCGGCGATTACCAGCTGGCGCGGGTTTAATTCCGATCTGGAAACCTGCAAGGCGGTGTTCGATGCCCGGGCTGACAATCTCGTCAAACTGCTCGACGGGCTGGCCAGCGACCTCGGCAACACATCCGACATTTTGCGCCGCCGCTCCGAAGAGCATAATGGCGGCTGGTTCGACACGCGGGCCGACGACCGTTTCTGGTTCGCTTATGGTCAGCTCTATGGACAATACGCCTTGTTTCAGGCGGCAAAGGCCGATTTCATCGACGTGGTGCGCGAGCGTAACCTGACAGCGATCTGGGCGGAGTTGGAAAAGCAGTTCGAAGCTGCGCTGAAGGTTCAGCCGATGATTGTCTCCAACGGCAGCGAGGACGGCCTGCTCATGCCGAACCACCTCTCGACCATGGGCTTCTACACGCTGCGTGTGCGCGCCAATATGGTGGAATTGCGAGCCGTTCTGCAACGTTGACGGTCAATGGCCCGGCGGGCAGACCGCCGGGCCATGTCTTATAATTCGATGAAGCTTGCCGTGGGTTCCAGTGGAAACAACTCATGCAGCATGCCGCGATATTCGCCGGATACGCCCTCGACGGGATAATAGAGACCGACGGTACGAATATATTTCAAGGTGCCGCCTGTGGTGATGATCCGGTGGATATTGTGGAAAACACCGCGACTGGTGGCGGCGCGATAATAGCTGTCCATCACCTGGTCCACGTCCTGCGGGTGCATGCGATCGCAAAGATCCTTTACGTTCAGCGGACCTTCCGAATGGTCTATCTCATAGAGCTTAGAAAAATGCGGCGAGCCATATAAATGGCCCTGATCTATATCCAGTCGCCAAAAGCCGCAGACATTTAGGGTCTGGGTGAGATTGGCGACGTCACATTCCTGCAATCCGATTGAATGAAAATCCTGAAGCGGACGGTGCCGCGTTTCGTCAAAGCGCCAAGCCAATTGAAAAGCCTCCCTTTTGGCTTGGCTGAAGCAAATGAATTATTGAATGAGCTTCAGCCTAATGGCCTTTGCTACCAATTGCGTCCGGTTGACGCAATCCAGCTTTTTCATAGCTGTTGTCATATACGCGTTTATGGTGTGGTCGGAGAGGCTGAGGATCTGGCCAATTTCTACCGAGGTTTTGCCCTGCGCCGTCCAGCGAAGCACTTCCAGTTCGCGCACGGAGAGAACATCGACATTCATCAACTCGGTGCGGCGAAGACGGTCGTATTGGTCGAAAACCGCCATTGCCAGCATGCCCAGTTCATTGACCTCGCATTGGGAGAGAGGTGAGCGATCCCCATCGAACCGCATGAAATACAGCCGGGAATCAAGGGAGGGGAAAATGAAGACAACGCCGACGATCAGCTTGAAGCGCACCATCAGGTCGCGCATGGCAGGCGGCCATTCCTCCGCCATGTCATTCGGTTCCCTGAATTTCATGTCCCAGGTTCGCGGCAGGATCGAGCCGGCGAATTTCTTGACCACCGGGCAAAATTTAACGAACTGGTGACGGTCGAATTCATGGCCGAATTCCATCGGCAAAGTCGTCTCCATGACCAGCGGCATGAGGTGCACATCGGTGGCACAAGGTGCGATCAGGATACTGCCATGCGACAGGCCAAATGCCTGGGCAACAGTGCGCAGGATATCCGCACAATGCTCACGGCTTTCCATAGCGGTTATTTCTGTACTGAGCAGTGTCTGGCGCTCGGCGATCAACATGTGGGGCGACTGAATTTGAGGTAAGGGCGGTGTGTTTGGCGACGAAGCGGATATAGGGAGATTTTATATATTAAATCCTAGAGCTTTCGAAAGTTCTTATCGATTAATTTCAAAAAATGTCTTTCAAAACCCTGTGAACTCATTAGCGAAAAAATATATATTTTTCGCTTTAGTTGATCTGGTTGTGTCGATGCTTGCCTTCGGTTGTATTTCTTCCGCTGTGGCGCTTCCGCGTCCATGCGGTCGGAAATGCATTGAAGTGAGTGTCAAATGAGCGCCAGTCCCCCTAAAAGTCAAGGTAATAACGTGTCTTGCGAAAATAAGCGCCTTCTGTTGAGCTTGCCGCGCCTAGTGCACTGACGCATTCACTTCGTTCATGCTTTCGTGCACTCATTTTTTGTTTATGCATCGATTTTTCCAAACTCGGCTGAAGCCTCCGTTTGGATCGATGCACTAGTGCCTGCATAATTCCTTATCCGTAAAATCCTACCTTAAAATGGGATGGATCATGCAGGGCTTTCATGATGATTTAGCCTGTTATTTTGCCCTGCCGATGAGTTGGTCGGGGTGGGCTGTTTCATGGATTGACCGAGATTTTCCGCAAGCACGAGAATTTTTGTGTCGCGCTCTACCGGGCGCGCTGAATTATGCGGTAATACGATGCGCCATGGAAGATGGACAATCGTATTGCCTTTGCAAATATCCCAAGCAGCTGATGCCTTTGCGATATTTTCAATGCTTTCGCGGCAGGGATGCGTGAGCATCTTGAAGACTTGATATAAAGGGTCAATGCGCGGCGCTGTAGTGCGAGCGACCTGAAGGAAAAGTGCCGGAAACGGTGGAGAGACAGGGTTAAGAGGCTGATGTCGGATATTGAAATTGCACGTGCAGCATCCAAGCTTGCGATCACGCAGATTGGCGAGCGTTTGGGAATCAGCCCCGGTGATTTGCAGCCCTATGGCCATGACAAGGCTAAGATCAGCGCTTCATTCCTGCATTCGCTTGAAGATCGCCAGGATGGCAAGCTCATCCTGGTGACGGCAATCAATCCGACACCAGCAGGCGAGGGCAAGACCACGACCACGGTCGGCCTGGTGGATGGGCTGAACCGTATCGGCGCCAAGGCCATGGTCTGCGTGCGCGAGCCGTCGCTTGGTCCCTGTTTCGGGGTCAAGGGTGGCGCTGCCGGTGGCGGGCGGGCGCAGGTCGTGCCGATGGAAGACATTAACCTGCATTTCACCGGCGATTTCCATGCCATCACCTCCGCGCATAATCTGCTGGCGGCGATGATCGATAACCACATTTACTGGGGTAATGAGCAGGATCTCGACACGCGCCGTATCGCCTGGCGGCGGGTGGTGGACATGAACGACCGGGCGTTGCGCGAGATGGTCGGGGCGCTGGGCGGCGTTCGCAACGGCTTTCCGCGCGAAACCGGCTTCGATATCACGGTTGCTTCCGAAGTGATGGCCATCCTCTGTCTGGCCCGCGATCTGGCTGATCTGGAAGAGCGGTTGGGGCAGATCGTCATCGGCTACCGGCGTGACAAGACGCCCGTGCATGCCCGTGATATCAAGGCCCATCAAGCCATGACGGTGCTGCTGAAAGAGGCGATGCAGCCCAATCTGGTGCAGACGCTGGAAAACAATCCGGCGCTGGTGCATGGCGGCCCGTTTGCCAATATCGCCCACGGCTGCAATTCGGTGGTGGCGACCAGGGCAGCCCTGAAGCTTGCCGATTATGTGGTGACGGAAGCGGGCTTTGGTGCCGATCTGGGTGCTGAGAAATTCTTCGATATCAAATGCCGTAAGGCCGGTCTTCGCCCGGCAGCTGCCGTGATCGTCGCCACGGTGCGGGCGCTGAAGATGAACGGTGGTGTTGCCAAAACGGAGCTTGGCCACGAGGATGTGGCCGCCCTGGTCCGGGGTGCTGTCAACCTTGGGCGGCATGTGGAAAATGTCCGGGGCTTTGGTGTGCCTGTCATTGTCGCCATCAACCATTTCCTGTCGGATACGCCGGCGGAAATCGCAGCCTTGCAGGACTATGCCGCCCGTATCGGCGTCGAAGCCGTGCTCTGCCGTCATTGGGCCGAGGGTGGCGCGGGCATTGAGGAACTGGCGAGGAAAGTGGCGGCCATGGCTGATAGTGGCATTGCCGATTTCCAGCCTCTGTACCCAGACGACATGCCGCTGTTTGCCAAGATCGAGACGGTCGCCAAGCGGATCTATCGGGCGGGAAGCGTGACGGCGGACCGTGCTGTCATCGATCAGCTCGCCCAGTTCGAGGCTATGGGCTATGGCGACCTGCCGGTCTGCATCGCCAAAACCCAGTATTCCTTCTCTACCGATCCCTCACTGCTCGGTGCTCCCGAGGGCCATAAAGTGCATGTACGCGACGTCCGTCTGTCCGCCGGTGCTGGTTTCATTGTGGCGATCACTGGCGATATCATGACCATGCCCGGCCTGCCGAGAAAGCCGGCAGCCGAAACCATCCGGCTTGATGATGATGGGCTGGTCGAAGGCCTGTTTTAAAGAATAGTGCTGCGTTGCTTTACATCACTAAAGTGCAAAATATAACATGATTTATTTAATCATGTTTTTAATCTTGACATAAAAAATCATGTTTAATAAGTGTCCGAATTAAGGCGCGTCTTTTCTGACGGCGGCTTGTTTCGGGGACGACCAATTGCGTGCGAAGCCGGCTGCACTGCCCTGCGGCCGAGGGGTTTCGTGCGCCGTATTGAAAGTTTGCACCATGTCTTTTCGGGGAATTCGACCTGTTCTGCTTGCCTGCACGGCACTTTGCTCCTTCTATGCGGCCGTGCCTGTCATCGCGCAGGAAGCGGCAAAAACGGCGGAAAACAGCGGCTCTAATGGCCAGACCGAACTTTCGACCATTACCGTCAAGGGCCAGAAGGTTGTAAAGGGTTCCGTGGAAGACACGCCGGTGGCGACCCATACCTCGGCCGAGCAATTGCAGAAGAAGCAGATCGACGATGTCGATGACCTCGGCAATACGGTCGAGCCGAGTGTGACCTATGTGAAGAATTCCAAGAGCGTCAACATTCGCGGCCTGGAGGCCGACCGGGTGCTGACGACCATCGACGGCATTCCGGTGCCCTATTTCTTCGACACGGTTTATAGCTATGGCGGCGGTGCCGACACCTATGATTTCAATTCGCTGTCGTCGGTGGACGTGCTGCACAGCGCCGATTCCAGCCGCGCCGGGTCCGGTGCGCTCGGGGGCGCGTTGCTCCTGCATACCTATGAGCCGGAGGACCTGATTGGCGATGGCAAGAGCTTTGGCGGTATCGCCAAGCTTGGCTATGATGGCTCGGACCGGTCGCTGACGGCCTCAGGCGCGATTGCCAAGAAATTCGACAATACCTCGGTGCTGTTCCAGTCCTCCTACAAATACGGCCATGAGACCGAAACAACAGGCGATGTCGGCGGCACCAGGGGAACGCGGACGGAAGCCGATCCGATGAGCTATAACGACCGCAATTTCCTGTTCAAGATTCGCCAGGAGCTGGAGGGCGGCCATACGATTGGCCTGACAGCGGAGCATTACGACTATAATTCCAAGAAGGATTATAAGTCCAATACCAGCTACGGCACGACCTATCGCGCCGGTGATTACGATTATATCCAGGACAAGGGCCGCGACCGGGTTTCGCTTGACTACGTCTATGACAGCACCTC
This region of Agrobacterium vitis genomic DNA includes:
- a CDS encoding formate--tetrahydrofolate ligase; protein product: MSDIEIARAASKLAITQIGERLGISPGDLQPYGHDKAKISASFLHSLEDRQDGKLILVTAINPTPAGEGKTTTTVGLVDGLNRIGAKAMVCVREPSLGPCFGVKGGAAGGGRAQVVPMEDINLHFTGDFHAITSAHNLLAAMIDNHIYWGNEQDLDTRRIAWRRVVDMNDRALREMVGALGGVRNGFPRETGFDITVASEVMAILCLARDLADLEERLGQIVIGYRRDKTPVHARDIKAHQAMTVLLKEAMQPNLVQTLENNPALVHGGPFANIAHGCNSVVATRAALKLADYVVTEAGFGADLGAEKFFDIKCRKAGLRPAAAVIVATVRALKMNGGVAKTELGHEDVAALVRGAVNLGRHVENVRGFGVPVIVAINHFLSDTPAEIAALQDYAARIGVEAVLCRHWAEGGAGIEELARKVAAMADSGIADFQPLYPDDMPLFAKIETVAKRIYRAGSVTADRAVIDQLAQFEAMGYGDLPVCIAKTQYSFSTDPSLLGAPEGHKVHVRDVRLSAGAGFIVAITGDIMTMPGLPRKPAAETIRLDDDGLVEGLF
- a CDS encoding DUF2333 family protein — translated: MLNALTGFFRGLWGALRRSGNLLYTAVAWPFRARHSEAGRRAYIFRGSVALIVLVLIAAYGQFLWRTQVWYGFDPAFAKAYGFADRKVAAGQQIADKPGTCQNSAIVTTVADLTDYNVNQNVWVSSTLLYKLGLFGMSWDDTPFFDNKASFQRGINQVARRVGIVLADDLGRVRGTSGINTDLQDARGNIQFNEGTWYFGSNPFGFKTPTPSYYRAAITSWRGFNSDLETCKAVFDARADNLVKLLDGLASDLGNTSDILRRRSEEHNGGWFDTRADDRFWFAYGQLYGQYALFQAAKADFIDVVRERNLTAIWAELEKQFEAALKVQPMIVSNGSEDGLLMPNHLSTMGFYTLRVRANMVELRAVLQR
- the choX gene encoding choline ABC transporter substrate-binding protein; translated protein: MAKTLKFALPKYALALAGCVAAFSPAAFAAEAASCGTVRISDVGWTDLASTNASFVTVLEALGYKADVKTLGVPVTYSSMKNKDIDVFLGNWMPAQKEAIQQYLDDKSIDSVAVNLEGAKYTLATNAAGAKLGIKSFKDIAAHKADLDGKIYGIEPGNEGNGMIVSLIDGDKFGLKGFNVVESSEQGMLSQVTRADKENKPVIFLAWAPHPMNTAHQITYLADGDDTVFGPNYGGATVYTVARGGYAKECPNVGKLLTNMKFSLDMENAIMGKILDDGEDADKAAKTWLKANPAVIEPWLAGVTTKDGKDGLAAVKAKLGL
- a CDS encoding PAS domain-containing protein, producing the protein MAWRFDETRHRPLQDFHSIGLQECDVANLTQTLNVCGFWRLDIDQGHLYGSPHFSKLYEIDHSEGPLNVKDLCDRMHPQDVDQVMDSYYRAATSRGVFHNIHRIITTGGTLKYIRTVGLYYPVEGVSGEYRGMLHELFPLEPTASFIEL
- a CDS encoding helix-turn-helix transcriptional regulator — its product is MESREHCADILRTVAQAFGLSHGSILIAPCATDVHLMPLVMETTLPMEFGHEFDRHQFVKFCPVVKKFAGSILPRTWDMKFREPNDMAEEWPPAMRDLMVRFKLIVGVVFIFPSLDSRLYFMRFDGDRSPLSQCEVNELGMLAMAVFDQYDRLRRTELMNVDVLSVRELEVLRWTAQGKTSVEIGQILSLSDHTINAYMTTAMKKLDCVNRTQLVAKAIRLKLIQ
- a CDS encoding thymidine kinase; this encodes MAKLYFNYAAMNAGKSTMLLQASYNYQERGMRTVIFVAALDDRAGRGRVASRIGLSSPAETFEPGTDLFAVVEAMHASEPIACVFVDEANFLSEHHVWQLARIADRLHIPVMAYGLRTDFQGQLFPASRLLLGIADELREIRTICHCGRKATMNARFDASGQVMREGAQIEVGGNEKYVSFCRLHWDELFNGEACADI